A genomic region of Mesobacillus jeotgali contains the following coding sequences:
- a CDS encoding MetQ/NlpA family ABC transporter substrate-binding protein has protein sequence MKKLFISVVLLLSIGLLAACGSDSASNGDAKAEAKQVTFGATSGPYSDMVSKAIKPLLEKKGYEVKVVEFSDYIQPNLALSKGDLDANLFQHKVYMENFAKEHKLELSEIIVVPTAPMGIYSKKFKSLDEVADGSAIAIPNDPTNAARAFLILEDAGLIKLDPNADPLTVSEKDVKDNVKNLQFKPIEAAQLPRAVESVDLSAVPGNFALAAKMDLLDALQLENMPDQYRNRVVINTKDQDAQFAKDIKEVVESVEFEKIIDEEFKGFGKPEWMK, from the coding sequence ATGAAAAAATTATTCATTTCAGTAGTGTTGTTATTATCAATCGGGTTACTTGCTGCATGCGGAAGCGACTCAGCTTCCAACGGCGATGCGAAAGCAGAAGCAAAACAAGTGACATTTGGCGCGACATCCGGTCCATACAGTGATATGGTCTCAAAAGCCATCAAGCCACTTCTAGAGAAAAAAGGCTATGAAGTGAAAGTAGTCGAATTCAGCGATTACATCCAGCCGAACCTGGCTTTATCAAAAGGTGACCTTGACGCTAACCTGTTCCAGCACAAGGTTTATATGGAAAACTTCGCGAAAGAACATAAACTTGAGCTTTCGGAAATCATCGTCGTGCCAACCGCACCAATGGGAATTTACTCTAAGAAATTCAAGTCACTGGATGAAGTTGCAGACGGTTCTGCCATCGCGATTCCAAATGATCCAACAAATGCAGCGCGTGCCTTCCTGATTCTAGAAGACGCTGGACTAATCAAGCTTGATCCTAATGCTGACCCGCTGACAGTTTCTGAAAAGGATGTAAAAGACAACGTCAAAAACCTTCAGTTCAAGCCAATTGAAGCAGCACAGCTTCCAAGAGCAGTCGAAAGTGTCGACCTTTCCGCTGTACCAGGCAACTTTGCCCTGGCAGCAAAAATGGACCTGCTTGATGCGCTTCAGCTTGAAAACATGCCAGACCAGTACCGCAACCGCGTCGTCATCAATACAAAAGACCAGGATGCTCAATTCGCAAAGGACATCAAAGAAGTCGTAGAATCTGTAGAATTTGAAAAAATCATCGATGAAGAATTCAAAGGATTTGGCAAGCCAGAGTGGATGAAGTAA
- a CDS encoding methionine ABC transporter permease codes for MLLDNLIELLPELNKAFFETIYMVGISILVAIIVGLPTGVLLFVTDKGLFLENLAFKNIAGFIVNMIRSVPFIILLIALLPLANLIAGTTIGPTAASVSLSVAAIPFFARIVEQSLREIDKGVIEAAVATGATPWMIIKDVLIPEAKPGIVQGVTITIISLVAYSAMAGIVGGGGVGDLAIRFGYYRYDNTIMITTVIILICLVQLIQFGGDRIARVVDKR; via the coding sequence ATGCTGCTTGATAACCTGATTGAACTATTGCCGGAATTGAACAAAGCATTCTTTGAAACAATCTATATGGTCGGCATCTCCATCCTTGTCGCCATTATCGTTGGCTTGCCTACTGGGGTCCTGCTTTTTGTCACCGATAAGGGACTGTTCCTGGAGAATCTAGCTTTTAAAAATATTGCTGGATTCATCGTCAATATGATCCGCTCGGTTCCATTCATTATCTTGTTGATCGCTCTGCTTCCGCTGGCGAATTTAATTGCCGGTACGACCATCGGGCCGACAGCCGCATCTGTGTCATTATCGGTCGCGGCGATTCCGTTCTTTGCTAGAATCGTAGAACAAAGCTTACGGGAAATCGATAAAGGAGTCATCGAGGCAGCCGTGGCAACTGGCGCGACTCCGTGGATGATCATCAAAGATGTCCTGATTCCAGAGGCGAAGCCGGGCATTGTCCAGGGAGTGACTATCACCATCATCAGCCTTGTTGCCTATTCGGCAATGGCCGGCATAGTCGGCGGAGGGGGAGTTGGCGACCTCGCAATCCGCTTCGGTTATTACAGATACGACAATACAATCATGATCACGACAGTCATTATCCTAATCTGCCTCGTCCAGCTGATTCAGTTTGGCGGGGACAGGATTGCAAGAGTAGTAGACAAAAGATAA
- a CDS encoding methionine ABC transporter ATP-binding protein yields MIEVKNLVKIYETKKGSVTGVDHVSLAVKKGEIYGIVGYSGAGKSSLIRCLNLLEKPTSGEIHIDGVELTSLSKTELRKARLKIGMIFQHFHLVSAKTVSENIAFALKAAGLPKAEINHRVTELLDMVGLSDKKDVYPAQLSGGQKQRVGIARALANNPSVLLCDEATSALDPSTTKSILSLLKRINIELGITIVLITHEMEVVKTICDRMAVMQDGKIIEEGNVYEVFANPKQPLTKDFVNSILQFELPERLLEERQGKLIKIYFQGEIAEQGVISDVFQTFKVRGNILHGKIEYIQDIPLGIFIMEVTGEQVEIDRAIAYIAARTKNLEVIDDAA; encoded by the coding sequence ATGATTGAAGTGAAAAACCTGGTCAAGATATACGAAACGAAAAAAGGGTCAGTTACTGGTGTTGACCATGTTTCATTAGCCGTGAAAAAGGGAGAAATCTACGGGATTGTAGGGTATAGCGGGGCGGGAAAAAGTTCTTTGATCCGCTGCCTGAATCTCCTTGAAAAACCGACATCAGGAGAGATACATATTGACGGAGTAGAGCTTACTTCCTTGAGTAAGACTGAACTGAGAAAAGCACGCTTGAAAATCGGGATGATCTTTCAGCATTTCCATCTTGTAAGCGCAAAGACAGTTAGTGAAAACATCGCATTTGCGTTGAAAGCAGCAGGTCTTCCGAAGGCTGAAATCAATCATAGGGTAACGGAACTACTTGATATGGTTGGCCTTTCGGATAAAAAAGATGTCTATCCGGCACAATTGTCGGGCGGACAGAAACAGCGTGTCGGCATCGCCAGGGCGCTGGCGAATAATCCATCAGTGCTCTTATGTGATGAAGCTACTTCTGCTCTGGATCCGAGCACGACGAAATCGATTCTATCTTTACTTAAAAGGATTAATATTGAATTGGGTATCACCATTGTCCTTATCACGCATGAGATGGAAGTCGTCAAGACCATTTGCGACAGGATGGCTGTTATGCAGGATGGAAAAATCATCGAAGAAGGGAATGTATACGAGGTCTTCGCGAATCCGAAACAACCGCTTACTAAGGACTTCGTCAACTCAATCCTTCAATTCGAACTGCCGGAAAGATTGCTGGAGGAGCGCCAAGGAAAGTTGATCAAAATCTATTTTCAGGGTGAGATTGCTGAGCAGGGAGTCATCTCTGATGTATTCCAGACTTTTAAGGTTCGTGGCAATATCCTGCATGGAAAAATTGAATACATTCAGGACATTCCACTGGGGATTTTCATCATGGAGGTCACGGGAGAACAAGTGGAGATTGATCGGGCGATTGCCTACATAGCGGCAAGGACGAAAAATCTGGAGGTGATTGATGATGCTGCTTGA
- a CDS encoding chromate transporter codes for MIYFSIFLAFFIPGILGYGGGPASIPLIENEVVDRYEWMTVNEFSEVLAMGNALPGPIATKMAGYIGYAEGGILGAIVGVFATVAPSLILMISLLGLLMKFKDSPRVKRLTIVVRPVIAVLLGVMTYDFFFSSYEGVGLTQTILIGGISFILMEKLKVHPAYVIAGSLVYGALVLS; via the coding sequence ATGATTTATTTCTCTATATTTTTGGCCTTTTTCATTCCGGGGATTTTAGGATATGGCGGCGGACCTGCCTCCATTCCGCTAATTGAAAATGAAGTTGTTGATCGTTATGAATGGATGACAGTCAACGAATTCAGTGAAGTGTTGGCGATGGGGAACGCTCTGCCAGGTCCGATTGCAACCAAGATGGCTGGGTATATTGGATATGCTGAAGGTGGAATCCTCGGTGCTATAGTTGGAGTATTTGCCACGGTGGCACCATCCTTAATCCTAATGATCAGCTTGCTCGGACTGTTGATGAAATTCAAAGATTCCCCGCGTGTCAAAAGGCTGACAATCGTCGTCCGTCCTGTCATTGCCGTCCTTTTAGGGGTCATGACCTATGACTTCTTTTTCTCCTCCTATGAAGGGGTTGGCCTGACACAGACGATTTTAATTGGCGGTATCAGCTTCATCCTGATGGAAAAATTAAAAGTTCATCCTGCCTATGTCATCGCAGGATCCCTTGTTTACGGTGCCCTTGTTTTATCATAA
- a CDS encoding chromate transporter, translating into MKQRDLFLAFFRVGILGYGGGPSSIPLVHKEVVEKYKWMDSDEFGDILALGNALPGPIATKMAGYIGYRVGGFLGMFNALAATMIPAIILMILLLTGLNSYKDEPWVNGMAEAVVPVVAVMLAVLTWDFIKKSGKSKLGWAWTAVALIGSLVLLQLLNLHPAILIFVLLLSALLKKDPAPAENKQTGGEQQ; encoded by the coding sequence TTGAAACAAAGAGATTTATTCTTAGCGTTTTTTCGCGTCGGAATCCTCGGTTATGGCGGCGGCCCGTCTTCGATTCCGCTTGTACATAAGGAAGTGGTAGAAAAATATAAATGGATGGATTCTGATGAGTTCGGCGATATCCTTGCGTTAGGAAATGCGCTGCCAGGACCGATCGCCACAAAAATGGCTGGCTACATTGGCTATCGTGTAGGCGGATTCCTTGGTATGTTCAATGCCCTCGCAGCAACGATGATTCCGGCAATCATCCTGATGATCCTGCTGCTGACTGGCCTAAACTCATACAAAGATGAGCCATGGGTGAACGGAATGGCAGAGGCTGTTGTTCCGGTTGTTGCGGTCATGCTCGCTGTCCTGACCTGGGATTTCATCAAGAAGTCAGGGAAATCCAAGCTTGGCTGGGCATGGACAGCTGTGGCGCTTATTGGCAGCCTGGTTCTTCTTCAATTGCTGAATCTGCATCCCGCTATTTTAATTTTTGTTTTGCTGCTGAGTGCCTTGCTTAAAAAAGACCCTGCTCCAGCTGAAAATAAACAAACGGGAGGGGAGCAGCAATGA
- a CDS encoding methyl-accepting chemotaxis protein codes for MTIKKKLLLNLLLAIGLSIVMISFIIYRMLMVQASNQDYVQVLLTVQNLQAETSAAKQSLSNFSFNPTEGNRQDALTKMEKTSQTFTQAKGLIQKEDSKKVLDKAFEKFTALESEANKALDEQNSAEVKRQSLRSEGVLNDLHLLNIQVNEYYDFLQADLKNQIQFIIFSAIIGSILLVVVAGGIGIRLTSSITKPLKQIAVNAQEIAKGNLMIEKVPYKHKDELGTLNESFDLMAAQLTSLLQKVNMASREVEDFAAEIEQENIALTEISNQVAVSTDELSAGAQTVSEDLQQSVELIDDMDKEIMLNLDHTQESSSYSKDAVEAIGEGRKAIEGQKALISENKMASQSIQTATDHFVGYAAKIEDMAASVSAIAAQTNLLALNAAIEAARAGEAGKGFAVVAAEVRKLAEESNTATTQIFDMVNLMKNGLDVIGEAVNKGGIIADEQMESMNLTMSAFGNIESKVTGISEKVAQLVKGMEASKELGARVLHNVESISAVVEETAAGSEEISASTTEQLSAFGNLSKKVTDLRKLTNELNESVSIFKFNR; via the coding sequence ATGACAATTAAAAAGAAATTACTGCTTAACTTATTGCTCGCGATTGGGTTATCGATCGTTATGATCTCATTTATTATCTACAGAATGCTGATGGTCCAGGCATCGAACCAGGATTACGTTCAGGTATTGCTTACAGTGCAGAATCTTCAGGCTGAGACTTCTGCTGCGAAGCAATCTCTTAGCAATTTTTCGTTCAACCCTACAGAGGGGAACAGGCAGGATGCTTTGACGAAAATGGAAAAAACTTCTCAAACTTTTACGCAGGCAAAAGGCTTGATTCAGAAGGAAGATAGCAAAAAAGTTTTGGACAAGGCTTTTGAAAAGTTCACTGCCCTTGAAAGTGAAGCTAACAAAGCGCTTGATGAACAAAACAGTGCAGAGGTTAAGCGCCAGTCACTGCGCAGTGAAGGTGTCCTGAATGACCTTCACTTGCTCAATATACAGGTCAATGAATATTACGATTTTTTACAAGCGGACTTAAAAAATCAGATTCAATTCATAATATTCTCGGCGATCATCGGCAGCATCCTGCTTGTGGTAGTTGCCGGTGGAATCGGGATCAGGCTGACTAGTTCGATCACCAAGCCATTGAAGCAGATTGCTGTCAATGCACAGGAAATTGCCAAAGGGAACTTGATGATCGAAAAAGTTCCTTATAAACATAAAGACGAGCTGGGAACCTTGAATGAATCGTTTGATTTGATGGCAGCACAATTGACATCCTTGCTGCAAAAGGTGAATATGGCGAGCAGGGAAGTTGAGGATTTCGCAGCGGAAATTGAGCAGGAAAATATTGCGCTGACGGAAATCTCAAATCAAGTAGCAGTCTCAACGGATGAGCTTTCTGCAGGAGCACAAACCGTTTCAGAGGATTTACAGCAGTCAGTTGAGCTAATTGATGATATGGATAAAGAAATTATGCTTAACCTTGACCACACACAGGAATCGTCGTCTTACAGCAAGGATGCTGTGGAAGCAATTGGAGAAGGAAGAAAGGCAATCGAAGGACAAAAAGCCTTAATTTCGGAAAACAAAATGGCTTCCCAGTCCATCCAGACAGCAACTGACCATTTCGTAGGCTATGCAGCAAAAATTGAAGATATGGCCGCATCCGTTTCGGCAATAGCAGCCCAAACGAATTTGCTCGCTTTAAACGCTGCCATCGAAGCAGCAAGGGCAGGTGAAGCTGGAAAAGGTTTTGCGGTAGTTGCAGCAGAGGTAAGAAAGCTGGCGGAAGAATCCAACACTGCCACAACTCAAATCTTTGATATGGTCAACCTGATGAAGAATGGTCTCGATGTGATAGGAGAGGCAGTGAATAAAGGCGGTATCATCGCTGATGAACAGATGGAATCAATGAATTTAACGATGAGTGCATTTGGGAATATCGAATCAAAGGTAACCGGCATTTCGGAAAAAGTCGCTCAACTTGTTAAAGGTATGGAGGCTTCAAAAGAACTGGGAGCCAGAGTCCTCCATAATGTCGAATCCATCAGTGCAGTCGTCGAGGAGACAGCTGCAGGAAGCGAGGAAATCTCTGCTTCCACTACGGAACAATTATCTGCATTCGGCAACCTGTCAAAAAAGGTGACAGACCTGAGGAAGCTGACAAATGAGTTGAATGAGTCTGTGTCGATTTTTAAGTTTAATAGATAA
- a CDS encoding BMP family lipoprotein: MKRILNMLMILFLLIGTLAGCANSELKAKERVKIGIMLSDVGLGDQSFSDAAFAGLVKARAELDILFDYRELQTVGSYEKGFTELVEEGNDLVIGLGFMVLEDLEKVAKKYPEQQFILIDSVSQLDNITSITFKEEQGSFLAGAVAGMASKSNIVGFVGGADVPLIHKFKAGFEQGVKAVNPEAEVKVEYANDFGNAELGGKIASGMIDEGADVLYAAAGFTGVGVLKEAQSKKKFAIGVDSDQYFFAEKAIITSMLKNVDVALYETVKEFQAENKLKSKQIELGINEKGVGLAPIRVIKLSPEQEKSLEDLEAKLSSNELSIQLD, from the coding sequence ATGAAACGAATTTTGAATATGCTTATGATCTTATTTTTATTGATAGGTACCCTTGCTGGGTGTGCAAACTCGGAGCTGAAGGCGAAAGAAAGGGTCAAAATCGGCATTATGTTGTCTGACGTCGGACTTGGAGATCAATCTTTCAGTGATGCGGCTTTTGCCGGTCTGGTAAAAGCGAGAGCCGAGCTTGATATTCTTTTTGATTACAGAGAGCTTCAGACTGTAGGCAGCTATGAAAAAGGGTTCACTGAGCTTGTAGAAGAAGGAAATGATCTTGTCATTGGTTTGGGGTTCATGGTCCTTGAGGATCTTGAGAAGGTGGCAAAAAAGTATCCGGAACAGCAATTTATCCTGATTGATTCAGTATCACAATTAGATAACATTACTTCCATTACTTTTAAAGAAGAACAGGGCAGTTTCTTGGCGGGAGCAGTAGCCGGAATGGCTTCAAAGTCAAATATCGTTGGATTTGTTGGCGGAGCAGATGTGCCGCTTATTCACAAGTTTAAAGCTGGGTTTGAACAGGGAGTAAAGGCTGTGAATCCGGAAGCAGAGGTTAAAGTTGAATATGCCAATGATTTTGGCAATGCAGAGCTTGGAGGAAAGATTGCTTCAGGAATGATTGATGAAGGTGCGGATGTTCTTTACGCTGCAGCCGGTTTTACAGGTGTCGGTGTATTGAAGGAAGCTCAATCCAAGAAAAAGTTTGCAATTGGTGTGGATAGTGACCAGTACTTTTTTGCCGAAAAAGCCATCATTACCTCAATGCTGAAAAACGTCGATGTTGCGCTATATGAAACAGTCAAGGAGTTCCAGGCGGAAAATAAGCTTAAATCAAAGCAGATTGAACTAGGCATAAATGAAAAAGGTGTCGGACTTGCACCAATCAGGGTGATCAAGCTGAGTCCAGAACAGGAAAAAAGCTTAGAAGACCTGGAAGCCAAACTATCAAGTAACGAGCTTTCAATACAGCTAGATTAA
- a CDS encoding potassium channel family protein: MAKQYAVIGMGRFGSSVATTLYNEGVEVLAIDKSEQHIEDYKEHVTHAVIGDSTDEQTLKAVGIRNFDTVIVAIGDDIQASILTVLILKEMGVSNVVAKALNKHHAQVLFKVGADKVIFPERDMGERVAHQLMASPNVLNFIELSDDYSIEEIKLPISMAGKNLIEINLRAKYNITVIGVKTANKVDISPDPEKTLRAEDILIVLGENGDLNRFTKIK, encoded by the coding sequence ATGGCAAAACAATATGCAGTAATCGGCATGGGCCGTTTCGGATCAAGTGTAGCGACGACTTTATACAATGAAGGAGTCGAAGTGCTGGCGATTGATAAGAGTGAACAACATATTGAGGACTACAAAGAACATGTCACTCATGCAGTAATTGGTGACTCAACGGACGAGCAAACCTTGAAGGCAGTAGGGATAAGGAACTTTGATACTGTCATTGTGGCGATTGGAGACGACATTCAGGCAAGTATACTCACAGTTCTGATTTTGAAAGAAATGGGTGTTTCAAATGTCGTTGCCAAGGCACTTAACAAACACCATGCACAAGTATTATTCAAGGTTGGCGCTGACAAAGTCATTTTCCCGGAAAGGGATATGGGGGAGAGAGTCGCCCACCAGCTCATGGCATCACCCAATGTATTGAACTTTATTGAGCTTTCCGATGATTACAGTATTGAGGAAATCAAGCTTCCTATAAGCATGGCTGGCAAAAACTTGATTGAAATCAACCTGCGTGCCAAATACAATATCACAGTAATCGGCGTGAAAACTGCCAACAAGGTCGACATCTCTCCAGATCCAGAGAAAACGCTGAGAGCTGAGGATATCCTGATCGTCCTTGGCGAAAATGGCGACTTGAACAGGTTCACGAAAATTAAATAA
- a CDS encoding TrkH family potassium uptake protein: MRRKVFFRMDPPKVLVFGFGAIIILGTLLLSLPVSTVDGRGLPILDALFTATSATCVTGLVVVDTGDTFTRFGEMVILSMIQVGGLGFMSFATLLAFILGKRISFKERLVIQESLNNETVEGIVRLVKRIFLFTAVVEISGGIILSLRFSQEMAAGKAIYYGFFHAVSNFNNAGFDLMGGFKGLTAYAEDPIVNITMITLISFGGIGFIVMNELFDYRKTRRLSLHSKIVFAISAVLVFGGALLIFILEFNNPSTLKPMTMTGKMFGAFYQAVTPRTAGSNTLNIPDLKQSTLFLIIFLMFIGASPGSTGGGIKTTTFAVLIGAVKSQIRGREDVTFFGRRMDPGIIFKSLTVTLISLFLVVLITMVLTITEQGKAFLMIFFETVSAFSTVGLSMGLTPELSSIGKILITITMFAGRVGPLTLAFAVAKKRKENHYRYPAGKVMIG, translated from the coding sequence ATGCGCAGAAAAGTATTTTTTAGGATGGATCCACCGAAAGTACTTGTTTTTGGATTCGGAGCCATAATTATTTTAGGGACATTATTGCTTTCACTCCCAGTTTCCACAGTGGATGGAAGAGGCCTTCCAATTTTGGATGCATTGTTTACGGCAACATCGGCAACTTGTGTAACGGGTCTTGTCGTTGTTGATACAGGAGATACCTTTACACGTTTTGGCGAAATGGTCATCCTGTCGATGATCCAGGTTGGAGGACTAGGATTCATGAGTTTTGCCACCTTGCTTGCATTTATTTTAGGAAAAAGAATTTCGTTCAAAGAAAGGCTGGTTATCCAGGAGTCATTGAATAACGAGACTGTAGAAGGGATTGTCAGGCTTGTCAAAAGAATTTTCCTTTTTACAGCGGTAGTCGAGATTTCCGGCGGAATCATTCTATCTCTGCGGTTTTCACAGGAAATGGCTGCTGGAAAAGCCATTTATTACGGATTTTTCCATGCTGTTTCGAACTTTAATAATGCAGGATTTGATTTGATGGGGGGATTCAAAGGGCTTACTGCATATGCGGAAGACCCGATCGTCAATATCACAATGATTACTCTTATCAGCTTTGGCGGGATTGGGTTCATAGTCATGAATGAGCTATTTGACTACCGCAAGACCAGGAGACTTTCCCTGCATTCAAAAATCGTTTTTGCTATATCGGCAGTTTTGGTGTTTGGAGGTGCTCTCCTGATTTTTATCTTGGAATTTAACAATCCATCCACCTTGAAGCCAATGACGATGACTGGTAAAATGTTCGGGGCGTTTTACCAGGCGGTCACACCGAGGACAGCAGGATCCAATACATTGAATATCCCGGACTTGAAGCAGTCAACCTTGTTTTTGATCATCTTCCTGATGTTCATTGGCGCTTCGCCAGGCTCTACAGGCGGGGGCATCAAGACCACCACCTTTGCAGTCCTGATTGGTGCAGTCAAGTCACAAATTCGCGGCAGGGAGGATGTCACATTCTTTGGCAGAAGAATGGATCCTGGCATTATCTTCAAGTCATTGACGGTTACACTGATTTCGCTTTTTTTAGTAGTATTGATTACAATGGTGTTGACAATCACCGAACAAGGAAAAGCCTTTTTAATGATATTCTTTGAGACAGTTTCAGCCTTTTCAACTGTAGGGCTATCAATGGGCTTGACCCCTGAGCTGTCATCAATCGGAAAAATATTGATAACCATTACGATGTTCGCGGGCCGGGTTGGTCCGCTGACACTGGCTTTTGCAGTTGCGAAAAAAAGAAAAGAGAATCATTATCGATATCCAGCTGGAAAAGTGATGATTGGGTAG